In Miscanthus floridulus cultivar M001 chromosome 8, ASM1932011v1, whole genome shotgun sequence, the sequence GCCATGCACGTTACATGGCCCATTATTGAATCTGCTTGTTCTTGCTTAACCATATACCCCATCTCGTGTTGTCTATTCGCTCCACCTAGCAATATGATTGCAGATTTGCAGTACTACAAAATACTACGTACTTATTGAGAAAAACTTCAAACCATATACTACCAGCTCCCAACCCTTCTGAAGTCTGAACCTTGTTTTAATTTCCTGATACATCGTCACCTAATCTCTACGGCGAGAAGGAACGACTCGACCCGTGATTGAGTCGTTAGTCACGGCGCCTTGCCTATTTATTTTCGTATACGTGTTGGCAACCAACCGATCGAGAACATGGCGTGTTGGTCTCGCGAGGTCCACAGGTCCACTAAAAACTTTAGAAAAAAAGAGGCAGAAGATTAAGAAATTCGCGTCATGACAAGCGAGCGAGACGTTCGATCGTTAGGTTGGTGAGCTTCCAGATCGTGATCGACGCCTAGTAGACGAACGATTTTTGCTGATAAAAAGCTCGTTTCAGCTTAGCTGGAAATGGAAGCAGTACTGTCACTGGACCGACCGACCGACGCATGGATCCGGCTACTTAGCCGTCAAAGTCGCCAGTCGTCTCGTCGGCACGCACACCAGCCGTAGATCAGAACGGCTAGACTTTTAGGGTAGCAATTTATATGCTATCACCGATTCACCGTACCCACGCCAGTGTGTCCGACTTGGATGTGCACGTCGATGAGAAGCCAAATATGAACTAGGTTAGCTGAAAGCGTTCAACGAACTTCCAGATCACGCCATGGTAGGTCATCGATCCATACGAGGGTTTTAAGCGTCAAACCGAAACATCATTTTTTCTCCTTTAACCTTAATTACCCACTAGCTATACATTATCTACCCGAAGGAGCATTGTCTACCCGAAGGAGCTAAAACTTTGTGTCTGGTTCACCAGTTTTCCAAAAATTTCCACCTTTAGATTTAGTATCAGTAGATCAGAACTCCGACAACCTACGCCTTTGtttgtttcagctgtttcagtcttatgttgtaataagtgttttcatgttgtaagttgcaaatgttttatctggatgttgcatacgtatgtttcacacacatgttgcaagtgtatgttccaaatgtttcatattCTTCATACTTATGttacattcaagtgtttcatattgcAAGTATTtcgtgtttcagaggtatattcAGAGAGACATGGGGGCAACGCGCCTGGGGTCGTGCGGACGGGGAGTGCTCGTCCTCATCCCGTCTCCCGGGTCCCGCCTACATGGGAAGAGAGGAGGTGGTCAGGGGGAAGGAGCGGCGGGAGCGGGGTGGGGCAAGATGGACAGGGGCAGGGTACGCGTGCGTGGCGGGATGAGGCAGAAAGGGAAGGACTGCAGCGCTACAGTGGAAGTACGGCGCGTTTCTGCTAGGCCATTATGTACCGTTCGATAGAATCCTATCCATCGGACGTTCGGGCGCTAGCAATTCCAtaaaattttattaaaaaaaactcaACACAAAGCCTGGTGTAAATAGCGAACTAAACTCTAAACTAAATGTCTTATAGTATGACATCTTGTTTGTTCAATTTATATTGATTTGATACAATGAATTTGCTTTTGTTCTTCAAATACAATATTTTGTAAAATGGACAGATTCCTCGTGGAACAAGGATAGGACGAACTCCCCACGCCTCAAAACATACACACGCACACCAATATGTGAAACTTGTTCTTGGAATCATGAAACCCTCAAATGAAATACAACTCACAAGGCCAATCACTAGCCACAAGTATTCGAAGCATGCTACATATCTCAACGTCCATTCGTGGAACTCCGAAGTGGGATGATGACTGAAAGTCTGAAATGGCACTACTCCCAAAACAAACAAGAGCAGAGAaatttagggcgcgtttagttccgaatttttttggcttttggctactgtagcactttcgtttgtatttagcaaaaattgtctaattatggactatttaggcttaaaaggttcgtctcgccaattacaggcaaactgtgcaattagttattctttttacctatatttaatgctccatacatgtgccgcaagatttgatgtgacgggaaatcttgaaaatttttggttttttggTGGAATCTAAACAGGCCTTAGAAACGCAACCCGAACACACAAATAAAGTATACGACAGAAGCGCTTATCCATCTCAGGACAAAAAAATTGAGAGTAAAAAAGAGCAAATATTCGCCGTCTCCGCCCGTGGCGTGTACAATTCAAACTTCCATTCAACGGTCAACATTCAAACTTCGATCCCAACGAACGAAGGAGAACCCCTCTTCAAAACTGCACAGGCCCACACCGTACGCCCACATGCAGCAGTAGAGTACTACGCTCCATTCCGTTTTCCATTCAACGCCGGCGAAAGCAAGGCCACAACCTATATATTCACAACGCCGACGCCCACCCAACCCCGCAGTCCAGGCAAGCAACACCACCCGTCAGCTCGCGGACTCCACTGCACGCACCGTTCGGCGACGACCGTACCTGCAGCCGCACAGCAAACCGAGGGACGTCTAACGTCTTCAATACTAGCGCGCGGGGATGGTCACGCCGGTGTCCCGCTACCGCCTTCGCCCGCGGTCGGTGCGTGTGGCGGTGTCAGAGATCCCGCTCGCCACGAGGCGGACGGCGAGGCAACCGCAGCCCGTGCCGGCGGCAGCGGCCGTGGCCGCGGAGCCGGCGATTCCGAGCAACTTCCTGTGCCCGATCTCGCTGGAGATGATGCGGGACCCCGTAACGGCACCGACGGGGATCACGTACGATCGTGACAGCGTGGAGGGGTGGCTGGAGCGTGGCCACTCCACGTGCCCCGTCACCGCCCGCCCGCTGCGCGCGGAGGACCTCATCCCGAACCACGCCTCGCGGCGGATGATCCAGGAGTGGTGCGTCGTCAACCGCGCCCTCGGGGTGGAGCGCGTGCCCACGCCCCGCGTCCCGCTCTCCGCCGCCGACGCGGCCGAGCTCATGGCAGCGGTGTCCGCCGCCGCGCGGCGAGGCGACGCGCCGGCGTGCCGCCAGCTGGCGGCCAGAGCCAGGGCGCTAGGGAAGGAGAGCGACCGCAACCGCCGGTGCCTCGCGGCGGCGGGAGCCGCCCGCGCGCTCTCTTCAGCGTTCTCACAGCTCGTTGACCAGCCGGCGCTGGCGTCGTCGTTGACCGCGTCCGGCGGCGCGCTGGATGAGATCTTGGCCGCGCTGGTCGTTTTCTTCCCGCTGGGCGAGGAGTGCAGGAGCCACATTGCCTCCCCGGCGTCGCTGAACGCTGTCGTCTCGATCCTGTGCCACGGCGAGACGACCGCGAAGGCCAGCGCCGCCGTCGTGCTCCGCGAGATCGCGTCGTCGTCCGACCCCGACTGCCTCGACGCCATGTCCGAGACCGACGGAATACACGACGCGCTCATCAAGCTCCTGCAGAGGCCCGTGTCGCCGCAGGCTACCAAGAACGCGCTGGTCACCGCCTACTACCTCGTCACGAACAGCGGCCTAGCAGCCAGCCGCCTGGTCGACCTCGGCATGGTGGAGGTCCTGGTCGAGCTGCTGGTCGACGCCGACAAGGGCATGACGGAGAAGGCGCTCGCGGTGCTGGACAGCCTCTTGCTCACGGAGGAAGGCCGCGGGAAGGCGTGCGCGCACGCATTGACCGTGCCGGTGCTGGTCAAGAAGATGCAGCACGTGTCCGACATGGCAACCGAGTTCGCCGTGTCGGCGCTGTGGCGGCTGTGCAAGAGCTTCTCCGGCGAGGGCCCGTGCAAGGCCGAGGCGCTGCAGCTGGGCGCGTTCcagaagctcctcctcctcctgcaggTCGGCTGCATGGGCGTGACCAAGGAGAGGGCCAGCGAGCTGCTCAGGCTCCTCAATGGATCGAGAGACGGCGTCGAATGCATTGAGTCGGTGGATTTCAAGGGGCTCAAGAGACCCTTCTCATGAATTAAGCTGTGGATAGACTACTAGATTAGGTTAAGAAAGAATTAAGCTGTGGATACAAGATACACAGACACAGTTAGGTTAATTTAGGAACTGTTCTGCTTTTTCTGTTTTTTTGGGGAGTTACATCTTTTTGCTCCCCCCCCTTGGCCCTTGGTCATGGGCTCATGGCCATTTTGCAGTGTAATGCTCTGAATGAAGTCTGCAAAATCAGATCATACAGCCAAAAGAATAAAAGCATTGCATTGCTGCAAGTTTCTGACGATTTGCATGCCGGTTTTGAATCTTCTTGGCGCTTCGGGTACGGAAGAGATGCCATGTTCATTACGCCGTCTGTCATGCCATGCCCCTGAAAATTCAAAGCTGAGAACACAATTTTTGACTTGACTGGAGGAGAGACCTTCATTTCATTATTGTAGTTATACACTACTATAGCAAGGCCCGCCCGACGGAACATCCAGAAGAAGGTGTGAAGTAGCTGAGTGTTCCGTTTCCATTTTGTGTTTGGAAGGAAACGGGTGTTACATTTGAAAACTGCAGACCAGCGTCAGAGGAGCAAACGGCAAAGGGCTTTAAAGAACAAGACAAATGGCAAGCGAACAGGAGCAGCTAGCCCAACTATCTTATCTTCATTGCTTCCACCGATGCAGTTGAGTGCTTTTCTTCAGACGACCTGAACGGAGTGGTCTTTGCATGGCactaaaaaaaaaatatttctaggAGCGGCTAGTAATcttttgtaggggtggtttgccCAGCCACCcatacgcaagggtctctacaaatcatgtatttgtaggggcggtttcagGCTGCCCccacaaatcgatttatagggacggctggtgattgagccgcccctacaaatcgatttgtaggggcggcttgtattaccagccgcccctacaaatcgatttgtaggggcggctgtagtaccagccgcccctacaaacatgtatttataagggcggttcaatctagaaccgcccctacaatacgttttcccacaaaaaaaaattcaaatttacaattcaagattgcgttgccgaacgtcccacgaccaacgttccgaaccgcgttcgcgttgccgaacgccccgcgaccaacattccgaaccgcgttcgcgttgccgaacgccccacgaccaacgttccgaaccgcgttcgcgttgccgaacgccctgtgaccaacgttcgcgttgccgaacgccccacgactgcaagcacaagagtattctataaactacaattacaagtccaattcacaagaatatatacaatccatcattaaatatacaaattccatacacattgttatcaacgacctagagctagcctttcagtctcacgaaggtgttgatactgaggatttgtacctaactcagactctcggtcatggtagacgcctctgacgtgtacaatctggtccaatatgaagttgcaaaggtcgccgacgagctctaagagttggtcatccttgtatgggtctcttttcattcctttctcttctctccactacaagagaacaagtttcggtttagtatttcataccatctacgtagtttttatactacgggtgaagaggtttaaACTTACCCTTAAGAGGTGTCTCCTGTAGCCACCgatgttactcattatagaacatatatagtatccacaatgtacactcccaggcttctgcttggggcactgtgtgttttgcatatgcaaatgttaagtaatgcttttgacagccatgtaacggagtactgaagaagtaagttacacttaccgcacatagtgtttttatagccagctttttcttccttgctggatcatgccttctatgatga encodes:
- the LOC136474741 gene encoding U-box domain-containing protein 21-like; this encodes MVTPVSRYRLRPRSVRVAVSEIPLATRRTARQPQPVPAAAAVAAEPAIPSNFLCPISLEMMRDPVTAPTGITYDRDSVEGWLERGHSTCPVTARPLRAEDLIPNHASRRMIQEWCVVNRALGVERVPTPRVPLSAADAAELMAAVSAAARRGDAPACRQLAARARALGKESDRNRRCLAAAGAARALSSAFSQLVDQPALASSLTASGGALDEILAALVVFFPLGEECRSHIASPASLNAVVSILCHGETTAKASAAVVLREIASSSDPDCLDAMSETDGIHDALIKLLQRPVSPQATKNALVTAYYLVTNSGLAASRLVDLGMVEVLVELLVDADKGMTEKALAVLDSLLLTEEGRGKACAHALTVPVLVKKMQHVSDMATEFAVSALWRLCKSFSGEGPCKAEALQLGAFQKLLLLLQVGCMGVTKERASELLRLLNGSRDGVECIESVDFKGLKRPFS